Part of the Myxococcales bacterium genome is shown below.
ACCACCCTTGACTTCGAAGGCTTCGTTCTTCTTGTCGCAATCAACGAGAACCTTGGCCACTCGAACCGGATCGCCGTAGGCGATCGCAATGGAGGTCGGACCGTTGAAATGGTCGGCAATCACGGAGAGATCCGTGTCGGCAACCGCCAGTCGCAACACCGAGTTCTTCGTCACGGTGTATTCCGAATCGTCCGGATCGTCTCCTCGCAGATCACTGCGAAGCTTGTTGATCTCGACCACGTTCAGGCCGCGGTAGTCCGCGATGAATACACCGGTTGCGCGACTGAATTTTCCCTTCAGCTCGCTGACTTGTTCTTCTTTCTGAGCACGGGTGAGCACGTCTTGCTCCTATTCCGTTTACGATCTTGTTGTTTTTACCGTTTGGTGCTTGCTTGTTGCTATTCCAGTCAGAGCCAGCCGATCTCAGGCCACCGCCGTAGAGCCAGGCTCGATGCGCACCGAGGGACCCATCGTTGTCGATACGGAAAGCGTCTTCATATAGGTACCCTTCGTAGCCGCAGGCTTCGCCTTGACCAGAGCCGCGACCAACGCCGACGCATTGGCGATCAAATGTTCGGCGCTGAATGAGTGTTTTCCGATGGGGCAGTGAATGATTCCGTTCTTGTCGACCCGGTACTCCACTTTGCCCGCCTTCTGTTCTTCGACGGCCTGACCCACATTGGGTGTAACCGTCCCGAGCTTTGGATTGGGCATCAAACCGCGCGGCCCGAGAACGCGACCGAGTCGACCTACGATGCCCATCATGTCCGGAGCCGCGATGACGCGATCGAACTCCATCCAACCCTCGTCCTGAATCTTCTTGGCGAGTTCCTCGCCACCGACGTAGTCCGCTCCGGCAGCTTTGGCCTCAGCTTCCTTGTCGCCCTTGGCGAACACGAGGATCCGAACCGTACTCCCGGTGCCGTGGGGCAGCACCAGGGCACCGCGGACCATCTGATCTGCGTGCTTCGGGTCGACTCCGAGGCGAACCGCAATGTCGACACTCTCGTCGAACTTGCCCTTGGGCATCTGTTTCAGCAGCTCGACCGCCTCGTCGAGGGGATACAATTTCGCCTCCTCCACCAACTCCGCAGCCGCGCGATATCTCTTTCCTCGGCTCGCCATGATCAGCCCTCCACTTCCAGGCCCATGGAACGAGCCGTGCCTGCGATGATTCGCTTGGCGTTCTCCATATCGTTCGCGTTGAGATCGGCCATCTTTATTTCGGCGATCTCAGCCAACTGGGCTTGAGTCACCTTGCCCACCTTGGTGCGATTGGGCTCACCGGATCCCTTGGCGATCTTTGCAGCCTTCTTCAGCAGGACCGATGCCGGGGGAGACTTCAGCTCGAACGTGAACGAACGATCGGTGTAAATCGTGATGACGGACGGAATGATCAATCCCGCCTTGTCCTGGGTCCGCACGTTGAACGCTTTGCAGAATTCCATGATGTTGACGCCGTGCTGACCGAGGGCCGGGCCGACCGGAGGCGAAGGATTCGC
Proteins encoded:
- the rplJ gene encoding 50S ribosomal protein L10 yields the protein MLTRAQKEEQVSELKGKFSRATGVFIADYRGLNVVEINKLRSDLRGDDPDDSEYTVTKNSVLRLAVADTDLSVIADHFNGPTSIAIAYGDPVRVAKVLVDCDKKNEAFEVKGGFLDGKALGVEEVAKLAMLPSLLELRGKFVRLIQAPATKLVRLLSEPGGQLARLLDARSKSLDEGGS
- a CDS encoding 50S ribosomal protein L1, translated to MASRGKRYRAAAELVEEAKLYPLDEAVELLKQMPKGKFDESVDIAVRLGVDPKHADQMVRGALVLPHGTGSTVRILVFAKGDKEAEAKAAGADYVGGEELAKKIQDEGWMEFDRVIAAPDMMGIVGRLGRVLGPRGLMPNPKLGTVTPNVGQAVEEQKAGKVEYRVDKNGIIHCPIGKHSFSAEHLIANASALVAALVKAKPAATKGTYMKTLSVSTTMGPSVRIEPGSTAVA
- the rplK gene encoding 50S ribosomal protein L11; the protein is MAKKVMAIVKLHCPAGQANPSPPVGPALGQHGVNIMEFCKAFNVRTQDKAGLIIPSVITIYTDRSFTFELKSPPASVLLKKAAKIAKGSGEPNRTKVGKVTQAQLAEIAEIKMADLNANDMENAKRIIAGTARSMGLEVEG